In Geobacillus kaustophilus, a genomic segment contains:
- a CDS encoding response regulator transcription factor produces the protein MNILLIEDDATLFQEIKERLEQWSYNVCGIRDFSRVMEEFSDCKPHLVIIDIQLPKFDGFHWCRQIRAHSNVPILFLSSRDHPTDMVMSMQLGADDYIQKPFHFDVLIAKIQALFRRVYHYNAGPIQLQTWLGATIDYEKSTVSNERGTVELTKNELLILKHLLTKKNQIVTRTELIKRLWQDERFVSDNTLTVNVNRLRKKLDELDLGRFIETKVGQGYMATEEGSH, from the coding sequence TTGAACATTTTGCTCATTGAAGATGACGCAACGTTGTTTCAAGAAATCAAAGAACGTCTCGAACAATGGTCATACAACGTTTGCGGCATCCGCGATTTCAGCCGTGTGATGGAAGAGTTTTCGGATTGCAAGCCGCATTTGGTCATCATTGACATCCAGTTGCCGAAATTTGATGGATTCCACTGGTGCCGGCAAATTCGTGCGCATTCGAACGTCCCGATTTTGTTTTTATCCTCGCGCGACCACCCGACCGACATGGTTATGTCGATGCAGCTTGGGGCGGATGATTACATCCAAAAGCCGTTTCATTTTGACGTGCTGATCGCCAAAATCCAGGCGCTGTTTCGCCGCGTGTACCACTACAACGCCGGACCCATTCAGCTGCAAACATGGCTTGGAGCCACGATCGACTATGAGAAAAGCACGGTCTCGAATGAACGCGGAACAGTGGAGCTGACAAAAAACGAACTGTTGATTTTGAAACATTTATTAACGAAGAAAAACCAAATCGTCACTCGCACGGAGCTGATCAAACGGCTGTGGCAGGACGAGCGGTTTGTGAGCGACAACACGCTGACCGTCAACGTCAACCGCCTGCGGAAAAAACTCGACGAACTCGACTTGGGACGCTTCATTGAAACAAAAGTCGGACAAGGCTATATGGCAACGGAAGAAGGGAGCCACTGA
- a CDS encoding glycoside hydrolase family 1 protein, which yields MSQQRKSIIPDDFLWGGAVTSFQTEGAWNEGGKGLSIVDARPIPKGHSDWKVAVDFYHRYKEDIALFKELGFTAYRTSIAWTRIFPDGEGEPNEAGLAFYDAVFDELRANGIEPVITLYHFDLPLALAKTYNGFASRKVVDLFERYARTVFERYRGKVNYWLTFNEQNLVLENPHLWGAICPEDEDPEAFAYRVCHNVFIAHAKAVKALREIAPEAKIGGMVTYLTTYPATCRPEDALANVQAKELLVDFFFDVFARGAYPCYVTNRLEKKGIVLPLEEGDEPLLREQTVDFLSFSYYQSQIVRHQEQDERIIKGLESNPHLPKTKWGWAIDPIGLRIALKDVYARYEMPIFITENGIGLEEELNENGTVEDDERIDYLRRHIEQMKLAMEEGVEVIGYLMWGATDLLSSQGEMRKRYGVIFVNRDDENLRDLKRYKKKSFYWFQRVIRTNGEEL from the coding sequence ATGTCACAGCAGCGTAAATCGATCATCCCCGACGACTTTTTATGGGGCGGGGCAGTGACGTCGTTCCAGACGGAAGGGGCGTGGAACGAGGGTGGAAAAGGGCTGTCGATCGTTGATGCGCGCCCGATTCCAAAAGGGCATTCCGACTGGAAAGTGGCGGTCGATTTTTACCACCGCTACAAAGAAGACATCGCGTTGTTCAAGGAGCTCGGCTTTACCGCCTACCGGACGAGCATCGCCTGGACGCGCATTTTTCCAGACGGGGAAGGGGAGCCGAATGAGGCGGGCTTGGCGTTTTATGACGCTGTGTTTGATGAATTGAGAGCGAACGGCATCGAGCCGGTCATTACGCTGTACCATTTCGACTTGCCGCTGGCGTTGGCGAAAACGTATAACGGCTTTGCCTCGCGGAAAGTCGTCGACTTGTTTGAGCGGTACGCACGCACCGTATTTGAGCGTTACCGTGGGAAAGTGAACTATTGGTTGACGTTCAACGAACAAAACTTAGTGTTGGAGAACCCGCATTTATGGGGGGCGATCTGCCCGGAAGACGAAGACCCGGAAGCGTTTGCCTACCGCGTCTGTCATAACGTGTTTATCGCCCACGCGAAAGCCGTGAAGGCGCTGCGCGAAATCGCTCCCGAGGCGAAGATCGGCGGGATGGTGACGTATTTGACGACGTATCCGGCGACATGCCGGCCGGAAGATGCCCTCGCCAACGTGCAGGCGAAAGAGCTGCTCGTCGATTTCTTTTTTGACGTGTTCGCCCGCGGCGCCTATCCGTGCTATGTGACGAATCGGCTTGAGAAAAAAGGGATCGTCTTGCCGCTTGAAGAAGGAGATGAGCCGCTGCTGCGGGAGCAGACGGTCGACTTTTTGTCATTCAGCTACTATCAAAGCCAAATCGTCCGCCATCAGGAACAGGATGAGCGGATCATCAAAGGGCTTGAATCGAATCCCCACTTGCCAAAGACAAAGTGGGGCTGGGCGATCGACCCGATCGGTTTGCGGATTGCCTTAAAAGATGTGTACGCCCGTTACGAAATGCCGATTTTCATCACCGAAAACGGCATTGGACTGGAAGAGGAGCTAAACGAGAACGGCACGGTCGAGGATGACGAGCGGATCGACTATTTGCGCCGCCATATCGAACAGATGAAGCTGGCGATGGAAGAAGGAGTCGAGGTGATCGGCTATTTGATGTGGGGCGCGACGGATCTGTTAAGTTCGCAAGGGGAGATGCGCAAGCGCTACGGCGTCATTTTCGTCAACCGGGACGACGAGAACTTGCGCGATTTGAAGCGCTATAAGAAAAAAAGTTTTTATTGGTTCCAGCGCGTCATTCGCACGAATGGGGAAGAGCTGTAA
- the rnz gene encoding ribonuclease Z, translating to MELLFLGTGAGVPAKERNVSSVALQLLDERGATWLFDCGEATQHQILHTAIRPRRIEHIFITHLHGDHLFGLPGLLGSRSFQSGETPLTVFGPSGLRAFVETALAVSGTKLRYELNIVEIDEGVIFDDDRFTVMAKRLDHGMPSYGFRVVEKDLPGPLLVDRLQALGVRPGPIYQQIKQGKTVVLEDGTAIDGREFVGPPQKGRIVAVLGDTRFCEAAIELARDADVVVHEATFAAAEQRQAHDYFHSTTIDAAEVARRAGAKRLILTHISSRYQGAAAWQLVAEARGVFPNTELAADFASFPIPREK from the coding sequence TTGGAACTGTTGTTTTTAGGCACCGGCGCCGGCGTGCCGGCGAAAGAGCGCAACGTATCGTCCGTCGCTTTGCAGCTGCTTGACGAGCGGGGGGCGACATGGCTGTTTGATTGCGGCGAAGCGACGCAGCATCAAATTTTGCATACTGCCATTCGCCCGCGCCGCATTGAGCATATTTTTATTACTCACTTGCATGGCGACCATTTGTTCGGGTTGCCTGGATTGCTCGGCAGCCGTTCGTTTCAAAGCGGCGAGACGCCGCTTACAGTCTTTGGCCCGAGCGGTCTGCGCGCGTTTGTCGAAACGGCCCTTGCCGTCAGCGGGACAAAGCTCCGGTATGAACTGAACATTGTTGAGATCGATGAGGGCGTCATTTTTGACGACGACCGGTTTACCGTCATGGCCAAGCGTCTCGACCACGGCATGCCGTCATACGGTTTCCGCGTCGTCGAAAAAGATTTGCCCGGCCCGCTGTTGGTCGATCGATTGCAAGCGCTCGGCGTCCGTCCCGGCCCGATTTACCAACAAATCAAGCAGGGGAAAACGGTCGTGCTCGAGGACGGCACGGCCATCGACGGGCGCGAATTTGTCGGGCCGCCGCAAAAGGGGAGAATCGTCGCCGTGTTGGGCGACACCCGTTTTTGCGAAGCGGCGATTGAACTCGCCCGCGATGCCGATGTCGTCGTCCACGAGGCGACGTTTGCCGCGGCGGAACAGCGGCAGGCCCATGACTATTTTCATTCCACGACCATCGACGCAGCCGAGGTGGCGAGGCGGGCCGGGGCGAAGCGGCTTATTTTGACCCATATCAGCTCTCGCTACCAAGGTGCGGCGGCATGGCAGCTCGTCGCCGAGGCGCGCGGCGTGTTTCCGAATACCGAACTGGCCGCTGATTTCGCCTCGTTTCCCATTCCGCGCGAAAAATAG
- a CDS encoding FtsX-like permease family protein produces MNMKRLLFRNIKQNIQHYYLYVFALMFASALYFSFVTLQYDPALDAIKGGVKGAAAVRAGSMLLIVIVGVFLLYANALFIQRRGTEIALLQLIGLTKRTIFFMLAAENFLLYYGTLIIGILMGFAASKLLMMILFKIIDIHLTASLSFSVQALGQTLIVFSVIYTFMMGMNRLFLQKQTILSLFRSISATEAKHISAWNMVVGLAGIILIGSGYGISTKLFSSDWKSVQGLFMAMAFILGAVIIGTYLFFKGTISFLFHLWRKRKGGYLSINDVLSLSSLMFRMKSNALLLTIITTVSAVAIGLISLSYISYYSAEQSAQNNVAADFAFTDKKDAARFTAALRSHDIHYRETVIDVMEVPTDISMILDVADQSRLQFHPSATPLSVISDTSTGRIDVKPGEALLTGYQDFLRQFLPFKETGTIRLEENGRMIPLHYVGMKKDYYINYHFTYGMPTVVIDQTMFARLQKGIDPQKKKVHIGVHLTDETSIDRADQLFQRMEFASIADSRLAMSRHQKQTFGLIMFVVTFLGLAFLVTSGCILYFKQMGAGEEERPNYTILRKLGFTESDLLGGIRRKQLFYFGVPLLLGLSHSYFAVRSGWFFFGTELWTPMLTVMAIYTVCYSLFGVLSVRYHKKLIREAL; encoded by the coding sequence ATGAACATGAAACGGCTTCTGTTTCGGAACATCAAACAAAACATTCAACATTATTATTTGTACGTGTTTGCCTTGATGTTTGCTTCGGCCTTGTATTTCTCGTTCGTGACGTTGCAATATGATCCGGCCTTGGATGCCATCAAAGGGGGAGTAAAAGGGGCGGCAGCGGTTCGCGCCGGCTCGATGCTTCTGATCGTCATCGTCGGCGTCTTTCTTTTGTACGCCAACGCCCTGTTTATCCAACGGCGCGGCACCGAAATTGCTTTGCTGCAATTGATCGGGTTGACGAAAAGAACGATCTTTTTCATGTTGGCCGCTGAAAATTTCCTTCTCTATTACGGTACACTGATCATTGGCATTTTAATGGGATTTGCCGCTTCTAAGCTGCTGATGATGATTTTGTTTAAAATCATCGATATTCACTTAACGGCGTCCCTATCCTTTTCCGTTCAGGCATTGGGACAAACGTTGATCGTGTTTAGTGTAATTTATACCTTCATGATGGGGATGAACCGCCTGTTTCTCCAAAAACAAACGATTTTATCCTTGTTCCGCTCCATATCGGCGACCGAGGCGAAACACATCTCTGCCTGGAACATGGTCGTGGGGCTGGCAGGGATCATCCTCATCGGCAGCGGCTATGGTATATCGACGAAATTGTTTAGCAGCGACTGGAAGTCCGTTCAAGGATTATTCATGGCTATGGCGTTCATTTTAGGCGCTGTCATCATCGGCACCTATTTGTTCTTCAAAGGAACGATCAGCTTTCTGTTCCACCTATGGCGGAAGCGCAAAGGCGGCTATTTGTCGATCAACGACGTACTGTCGCTGTCATCGCTCATGTTTCGCATGAAATCAAATGCATTGCTGCTCACCATCATCACGACCGTGTCGGCCGTCGCGATCGGGTTGATCTCGCTAAGCTATATTTCCTACTATTCAGCCGAGCAATCCGCGCAAAACAACGTCGCCGCCGATTTCGCGTTCACCGACAAAAAGGACGCCGCCCGTTTCACAGCTGCGTTGCGATCGCATGATATTCATTATCGGGAAACCGTCATTGACGTCATGGAAGTACCGACTGATATTTCCATGATTTTGGACGTCGCCGACCAAAGCCGACTCCAGTTTCACCCGTCCGCCACACCGTTATCGGTGATCAGCGACACGAGTACAGGCCGCATCGATGTCAAGCCTGGGGAAGCGCTGCTTACGGGATATCAGGACTTTCTTCGCCAATTCCTTCCCTTTAAAGAAACGGGAACGATTCGGCTGGAAGAAAACGGGCGCATGATCCCTCTGCATTACGTTGGAATGAAAAAAGACTATTACATCAACTACCATTTCACGTACGGCATGCCGACGGTCGTCATCGATCAAACGATGTTCGCCCGTCTGCAAAAAGGGATCGATCCTCAAAAGAAAAAGGTTCACATCGGCGTTCATCTGACCGATGAAACAAGCATCGACCGAGCCGATCAACTGTTCCAACGTATGGAGTTCGCCTCCATCGCCGATTCGCGCCTGGCGATGAGCCGCCACCAAAAGCAGACGTTCGGGTTGATCATGTTTGTCGTCACCTTTTTAGGGCTCGCCTTTTTGGTCACCTCCGGCTGCATTCTCTACTTCAAGCAAATGGGGGCCGGAGAAGAAGAACGACCGAACTACACGATTTTGCGCAAGCTCGGCTTCACCGAAAGCGACTTGCTCGGGGGCATCCGGCGGAAACAGCTGTTCTACTTTGGCGTTCCGTTGCTGCTCGGATTGTCTCACAGCTATTTCGCTGTCCGTTCCGGCTGGTTCTTTTTCGGCACCGAACTGTGGACGCCGATGTTGACGGTGATGGCGATTTACACGGTCTGCTATTCGCTGTTTGGCGTATTGTCCGTTCGTTATCACAAAAAGCTTATTCGCGAGGCGCTTTAA
- the zwf gene encoding glucose-6-phosphate dehydrogenase — protein sequence MNPKSIIVIFGATGDLAKRKLFPSLYRLYEKGHLNEQFAVVGVARRPLSPEEFRNYVRDSVETAFQQKLVDERFTSHFYYHPFDVTEAESYQRLKSLLEQLDGTYETEGNRIFYLAMAPEFFGTVTSRLQSEGLTETRGFKRLVIEKPFGHDLASAKKLNGEIRRVFSEREIYRIDHYLGKEMVQNIEVIRFSNAIFEPLWNNRFIANIQITSSETLGVEDRGRYYDHSGALRDMVQNHMLQMVALLAMEPPIKLTTDDIRHEKVKVLRALRPIVHDEVDRYFVRGQYGRGVIHGKNVPAYREEPNVAPDSNTETFVAGKLLIDNFRWAGVPFYIRTGKRMAEKSTKIVVQFKDVPMNLYYRTNETIAPNLLVIHIQPDEGITLHLNGKKTGESTTITAPFQLDYCNNCIDGINTPEAYEKLLYDCMRGDATNFTHWDEVAASWQFVDPISEVWANTKAADFPNYAAGSMGPAAADELLKKDGFHWWPIEHPRS from the coding sequence ATGAACCCGAAATCGATCATCGTCATTTTCGGAGCGACGGGAGATTTGGCAAAACGGAAGCTGTTTCCGTCCCTTTACCGCCTGTATGAAAAAGGGCATTTGAACGAACAATTTGCCGTCGTCGGCGTCGCGCGCCGCCCGTTATCGCCGGAAGAGTTTCGAAATTATGTGCGCGACTCGGTGGAAACGGCGTTTCAGCAAAAGCTCGTCGACGAGCGTTTCACCTCCCATTTCTATTACCATCCGTTCGACGTGACGGAAGCCGAGTCGTACCAGCGCTTAAAGTCGCTCCTTGAACAGCTCGACGGCACATACGAGACCGAAGGCAACCGCATCTTTTACTTGGCGATGGCTCCGGAATTTTTCGGCACCGTCACGTCCCGCTTGCAGTCGGAAGGATTGACGGAAACGCGTGGCTTTAAGCGGCTCGTCATCGAAAAGCCGTTCGGCCATGATTTGGCGAGCGCCAAGAAGCTGAATGGCGAGATTCGCCGCGTCTTTTCCGAGCGGGAAATTTACCGGATCGACCATTACCTCGGCAAAGAAATGGTGCAAAACATCGAGGTCATCCGCTTCTCAAATGCCATTTTCGAGCCACTTTGGAACAACCGGTTCATCGCCAATATTCAAATCACATCGAGCGAAACGCTCGGCGTTGAAGACCGCGGCCGCTACTACGACCATTCTGGGGCGCTGCGCGACATGGTGCAAAACCATATGCTGCAAATGGTCGCCCTGTTGGCGATGGAACCGCCGATTAAATTGACGACCGATGACATCCGCCATGAAAAAGTGAAAGTGCTGCGCGCCTTGCGCCCCATTGTGCACGATGAAGTCGACCGCTATTTCGTACGCGGCCAATACGGGCGCGGGGTGATCCACGGCAAAAACGTGCCGGCGTACCGCGAGGAGCCAAACGTCGCCCCGGACTCGAACACGGAAACGTTTGTCGCCGGAAAACTCCTGATCGACAACTTCCGTTGGGCCGGAGTGCCGTTTTACATTCGCACCGGCAAACGGATGGCGGAAAAATCGACGAAAATCGTCGTCCAATTTAAAGATGTGCCGATGAACTTGTATTACCGGACGAATGAGACGATCGCCCCGAACTTGCTCGTCATCCACATCCAGCCGGATGAAGGGATCACCCTTCATTTAAACGGCAAAAAAACGGGCGAATCGACGACCATAACAGCTCCCTTTCAACTCGACTATTGCAACAACTGCATCGACGGCATCAACACGCCGGAAGCATACGAAAAACTGCTGTACGACTGCATGCGCGGCGATGCGACGAACTTCACCCACTGGGACGAGGTGGCGGCGTCATGGCAGTTCGTCGACCCGATTTCTGAAGTGTGGGCGAACACGAAAGCGGCCGACTTTCCAAACTACGCGGCCGGCTCCATGGGCCCGGCGGCCGCGGACGAGCTGCTCAAAAAAGACGGCTTCCACTGGTGGCCGATCGAGCATCCGCGGTCGTAA
- a CDS encoding sensor histidine kinase yields the protein MIKDYLWERKSWMALFLFLELFILFVAYLDPTIPFSSALYIVFLTTIIFVVFVIIRWKKETAFYQRLQEWEFGLDPVSVLRAASPFERIVERVIASQTDQWKQEQAEHRATLEQEKDEWLSWIHEMKTPLTAMRLIIERVEDENTKSPLLYEWLRIHLLLDQQLHQQRLPRMENDLYIEQVELEPLLVNEIQPLQSWCMQKGIGFDLQLDVRSVLSDAKWLSFIIRQIITNAVKYSESSDIVVKSFMESRHACLQIQDFGRGIDPKDLPRIFEKGFTSTTEHQNKAATGMGLYLAKKAAKPLLLDFHVESTPGRGTTFTIIFPQENDIIRTHCM from the coding sequence ATGATCAAAGACTATTTGTGGGAACGAAAAAGCTGGATGGCCCTCTTTCTCTTTCTGGAGCTGTTCATCTTGTTTGTCGCTTATCTGGATCCGACGATTCCCTTCTCCTCCGCCCTTTATATCGTCTTTTTAACGACCATCATCTTTGTTGTCTTTGTCATCATCCGCTGGAAAAAAGAAACGGCGTTTTATCAACGTTTGCAAGAGTGGGAATTCGGTCTCGATCCTGTCTCTGTCCTGCGGGCGGCAAGTCCGTTCGAGAGAATCGTTGAGCGCGTCATCGCCAGCCAAACGGACCAATGGAAACAAGAACAGGCGGAACACCGCGCTACATTGGAACAAGAGAAAGATGAATGGTTGTCATGGATTCACGAAATGAAAACGCCGCTTACGGCCATGCGGCTCATCATCGAACGGGTCGAGGATGAAAACACCAAGTCTCCGCTCTTGTATGAGTGGCTGCGCATTCACCTGCTTCTCGATCAGCAGCTTCATCAACAACGGCTGCCGCGCATGGAAAACGATTTATATATCGAACAAGTCGAGCTTGAGCCGCTTCTCGTCAATGAGATTCAGCCATTGCAATCGTGGTGTATGCAAAAAGGCATCGGCTTTGACCTTCAATTAGACGTCCGCTCCGTCCTGAGCGATGCCAAATGGCTTTCGTTCATCATCAGGCAGATCATCACGAACGCGGTGAAATACAGCGAGTCATCCGATATTGTCGTGAAAAGCTTTATGGAAAGCCGGCATGCCTGCTTGCAAATTCAAGATTTCGGCCGCGGCATTGATCCAAAGGACTTGCCGCGCATTTTTGAGAAAGGCTTCACCTCCACCACCGAACATCAAAATAAAGCAGCGACAGGGATGGGGCTGTATTTGGCGAAAAAAGCAGCCAAGCCGCTCCTTCTTGACTTTCATGTCGAATCCACCCCTGGGCGCGGAACGACGTTTACGATCATATTTCCGCAAGAAAATGACATCATCCGCACGCACTGCATGTGA
- a CDS encoding PIN domain-containing protein, which produces MTRKLWIDTNVVIRIMTGHPQELAEEVGDMLQKVEAGELILRLNPLVVAECCWVLASVYQASPSDISAALLKFTNGIGIETEEKDVVQQALRDYGEKKVDFIDAYIAAHAKANPPEDVVTWDKHFKRLNIRHGRPKDW; this is translated from the coding sequence GTGACTCGCAAGCTGTGGATTGACACAAATGTGGTGATTCGAATCATGACCGGCCATCCCCAAGAGCTTGCGGAAGAAGTTGGCGACATGTTGCAGAAAGTAGAAGCAGGAGAATTGATTTTGCGCCTTAATCCGCTCGTCGTCGCAGAATGTTGCTGGGTGCTGGCCTCCGTCTATCAAGCATCGCCGTCCGACATTTCCGCCGCCTTATTAAAGTTTACCAACGGGATCGGGATCGAAACAGAGGAAAAAGATGTTGTGCAACAGGCGCTTCGAGATTATGGCGAGAAAAAGGTGGATTTCATTGACGCGTATATCGCCGCTCATGCAAAAGCGAATCCCCCAGAAGATGTCGTTACTTGGGACAAACATTTTAAACGATTGAACATTCGCCACGGTCGCCCTAAAGACTGGTAA
- the namA gene encoding NADPH dehydrogenase NamA, with product MNTMLFSPYTIRGLTLKNRIVMSPMCMYSCDTKDGAVRTWHKIHYPTRAVGQVGLIIVEATGVTPQGRISERDLGIWSDDHISGLRELVGLVKEHGAAIGIQLAHAGRKSEVPGEIIAPSAIPFNESSRTPKEMTKADIEETVQAFQNGARRAKEAGFDVIEIHAAHGYLINEFLSPLSNRRQDEYGGSPENRYRFLGEVIDAVREVWDGPLFVRISASDYHPDGLTARDYVPYAKRMKEQGVDLVDVSSGAVVPAAIDAYPGYQVPFAELIRREADIPTGAVGLITSGWQAEEILHNGRADLVFLARELLRNPYWPYAAARELGVKIEAPVQYERGWRF from the coding sequence ATGAACACGATGTTGTTTTCGCCGTATACGATCCGCGGGCTGACGCTGAAAAACCGAATTGTCATGTCGCCAATGTGCATGTATTCGTGCGACACGAAAGACGGCGCCGTACGCACGTGGCATAAAATCCACTACCCAACGCGCGCTGTCGGCCAAGTCGGCTTGATTATCGTCGAAGCGACCGGTGTCACCCCGCAAGGCCGCATTTCCGAACGCGACTTAGGCATTTGGAGCGATGACCATATCTCGGGGCTTCGCGAACTCGTCGGACTTGTGAAAGAGCATGGCGCGGCCATCGGCATCCAGCTCGCCCACGCTGGCCGGAAGTCGGAAGTGCCAGGGGAGATCATCGCCCCGTCGGCCATCCCGTTCAACGAATCGTCGCGGACGCCGAAAGAAATGACGAAAGCCGACATTGAAGAGACGGTGCAGGCGTTCCAAAATGGCGCACGGCGCGCGAAGGAAGCTGGTTTCGACGTCATCGAAATCCACGCCGCCCACGGCTACTTAATCAATGAATTTTTGTCGCCTTTATCCAACCGACGCCAAGACGAGTACGGCGGTTCGCCGGAAAACCGTTACCGTTTCTTGGGCGAAGTAATCGACGCCGTCCGCGAAGTGTGGGACGGACCGCTTTTTGTCCGCATCTCGGCATCCGACTACCATCCGGACGGGCTGACGGCGAGAGATTATGTCCCATACGCCAAGCGGATGAAAGAACAAGGCGTCGACCTCGTCGATGTCAGCTCCGGCGCGGTCGTGCCGGCTGCTATTGACGCCTATCCCGGCTACCAAGTGCCGTTTGCCGAACTGATCCGCCGCGAAGCGGACATTCCGACCGGCGCCGTCGGCCTCATTACGTCCGGCTGGCAGGCGGAAGAAATTTTGCATAACGGCCGCGCTGACCTCGTCTTTTTGGCGCGCGAGCTGCTGCGCAACCCGTATTGGCCATACGCCGCGGCGAGAGAGCTGGGCGTGAAAATCGAAGCTCCAGTCCAATATGAGCGCGGCTGGCGGTTCTAG
- a CDS encoding ABC transporter ATP-binding protein — protein sequence MVILEATNIHKIYGTKKNRQEVLKGIDLRVERGEFLAIMGPSGSGKTTLLNVLSSIDRVSEGAIFIGGANIAAMKDRELAEFRKRHVGFIFQEYHLLDTLTVKENVLLPLSITKTPKQEAERRFAELAAEFGIDEIQHHYPSEISGGQKQRTAAARAFIHEPSIIFADEPTGALDSKSASDLLHKLQQLNQKRKATIIMVTHDPAAASFSSRVVFIKDGQLYTQLYKGEETQQQFFQAIMQTQGVLGGVRP from the coding sequence ATGGTCATATTGGAAGCAACCAACATTCACAAAATTTACGGAACGAAAAAGAACCGACAAGAGGTGCTCAAAGGCATCGATCTGCGTGTGGAGAGGGGGGAGTTTCTCGCGATCATGGGGCCTTCCGGATCAGGGAAAACGACGCTGCTGAACGTTCTTTCCTCGATCGACCGGGTGAGCGAGGGCGCCATTTTCATCGGAGGAGCGAACATCGCCGCCATGAAAGACCGAGAACTGGCCGAATTTCGCAAACGCCATGTCGGATTCATCTTTCAAGAGTATCATTTGCTTGACACACTGACGGTCAAAGAGAACGTCCTTCTGCCTTTATCGATTACGAAAACGCCCAAACAAGAGGCGGAGAGACGATTTGCAGAACTGGCGGCCGAGTTTGGCATTGACGAGATCCAACACCACTACCCGAGCGAGATTTCCGGCGGGCAAAAACAGCGCACCGCCGCAGCGCGGGCATTCATCCATGAACCGAGCATCATTTTTGCTGATGAGCCGACCGGCGCGCTCGATTCGAAATCCGCTTCTGATTTGCTGCACAAATTGCAGCAATTGAATCAAAAACGGAAGGCGACGATCATCATGGTCACCCACGACCCAGCTGCGGCCAGTTTCTCGAGCCGTGTCGTGTTTATCAAAGATGGACAATTGTATACCCAGTTGTATAAAGGGGAAGAAACGCAGCAACAATTTTTCCAAGCCATTATGCAAACGCAAGGCGTGCTGGGCGGTGTCCGTCCATGA
- a CDS encoding AbrB/MazE/SpoVT family DNA-binding domain-containing protein, translating into MEKMNVSDQPSPIVMKATSKLSSRGQVVIPAEIRKTLGLAEGDDLTFIVNEDGEIKVEVTKKYRLSELIGILKTNQPFRPVEEIRDEVYRTMGAKELKDGEEN; encoded by the coding sequence ATGGAGAAAATGAATGTTTCGGATCAACCATCGCCGATCGTCATGAAAGCGACAAGCAAACTGTCTAGCCGAGGGCAAGTGGTCATTCCTGCTGAAATCCGAAAAACATTAGGCCTTGCTGAAGGCGACGATCTTACGTTTATTGTAAATGAAGATGGGGAAATCAAAGTCGAAGTCACGAAGAAATATCGCTTGTCAGAATTAATCGGCATTCTCAAAACCAATCAGCCGTTCCGCCCCGTTGAGGAAATCCGAGATGAAGTCTATCGTACGATGGGAGCAAAAGAATTGAAAGACGGGGAGGAAAACTAA
- a CDS encoding cyclase family protein, which translates to MKVYDVTAPIYEGMPVYKNKPEKQPKRTTVTNGYVTESRIDMDVHTGTHIDAPLHMVEGGATFETIPIDHLVGPCKLFDLTDVNDRITKNDIAHLDIQEGDFVLFKTKNSLEDAFHFEFIFVAEEAARYLADKRIRGVGIDALGIERAQEGHPTHKTLFGAGVIVIEGLRLKEVPEGRYFMVAAPLKLVGTDAAPARVLLFDREP; encoded by the coding sequence ATGAAGGTGTATGACGTCACCGCCCCGATTTACGAGGGCATGCCCGTGTATAAAAACAAACCGGAAAAACAGCCGAAGCGCACCACCGTCACAAACGGCTATGTGACCGAATCGCGCATTGACATGGACGTGCACACCGGCACGCATATTGACGCGCCCCTCCATATGGTCGAAGGCGGAGCGACATTTGAAACGATTCCCATTGACCACCTTGTCGGCCCGTGCAAATTGTTTGACTTAACCGACGTCAATGACCGGATCACAAAAAACGATATCGCCCACCTTGATATTCAAGAAGGCGACTTCGTTTTGTTCAAAACAAAAAACTCGTTGGAAGATGCGTTCCATTTCGAGTTTATTTTCGTCGCCGAAGAGGCGGCTCGTTATTTGGCCGACAAACGGATCCGCGGCGTCGGCATCGACGCCCTTGGCATTGAGCGAGCGCAAGAAGGCCACCCGACCCATAAAACGCTGTTTGGCGCCGGCGTCATCGTCATCGAAGGGCTGCGGCTAAAAGAGGTCCCCGAAGGCCGCTATTTCATGGTCGCCGCCCCGCTCAAACTCGTCGGCACCGACGCCGCCCCGGCGCGCGTCTTGCTGTTTGACCGCGAGCCGTGA